In a single window of the Anaerocolumna cellulosilytica genome:
- a CDS encoding restriction endonuclease, giving the protein MGRKKRHIILGRWFFYIANVIVIILLLKYITDGNVNANIQLKSYIGTGVYGIISTILIKIIFLIRVRNMYLNCDIDAVDEMTGIEFEQFLYFKFRKQGYKVNTTPVSSDYGADLVVRKRRETIVIQAKRYQRDVGIAAVQEVIGSIAYYNASKGMVITNSFFTPNAINLAIANDVILWNRKELIHYLLKNNKIYDISTYNECSTVVEGVCPQCGNKLIQRNGKYGDFLGCSSYPDCGYTESVNQ; this is encoded by the coding sequence TTGGGCAGAAAAAAAAGACATATTATTTTAGGCAGATGGTTTTTTTATATTGCAAATGTAATTGTAATTATATTACTATTAAAATACATAACAGACGGAAATGTAAATGCCAATATTCAGCTAAAAAGCTATATTGGGACAGGGGTTTATGGTATTATATCTACTATTCTAATTAAAATTATTTTCCTTATTCGAGTAAGAAATATGTACTTAAATTGTGACATAGATGCAGTAGATGAAATGACAGGTATAGAATTTGAACAGTTCCTTTATTTTAAGTTTAGAAAGCAAGGTTACAAGGTGAATACAACGCCGGTCAGCAGTGATTATGGGGCAGACTTAGTAGTTAGAAAGCGACGGGAAACCATCGTAATACAAGCAAAAAGGTATCAAAGAGATGTAGGAATAGCGGCAGTGCAAGAGGTTATAGGGTCTATTGCGTATTATAATGCTTCAAAAGGAATGGTAATAACAAATAGTTTTTTTACCCCAAACGCCATAAATTTGGCAATCGCAAATGATGTAATCTTATGGAATCGGAAAGAATTAATACACTATCTCCTTAAAAATAATAAAATATATGACATTTCGACATATAATGAGTGTTCTACTGTTGTTGAAGGAGTCTGTCCCCAATGTGGAAATAAGTTAATACAAAGAAACGGTAAGTATGGGGATTTTCTGGGCTGTAGCAGCTATCCGGATTGCGGGTACACAGAGTCTGTTAACCAGTAA
- a CDS encoding Gfo/Idh/MocA family protein, giving the protein MIGIGIVGCGTIAKHRHVPEFSMNSDSRIIGYFNPNKNKSEILAAQYGGKVYTTYEDMLKDKAIDAFCICSPNKYHASDSIAAMNAGKHVLVEKPMAVSMEEGDAMIETASRNNRLLMVAHDMKFEYAIKKAKEIIKSGELGKILSFRTTLAHGGPEHWATEKGINSWFFKKENASDGVLGDLGVHKAHLIAWLIDDFIVEIKAFSAVLDKRNENGNFVDTEDNSICLLRSKSGIIGTLTVSWTNYGEMDKSTVLYCTNGTIEIYCHPDAPLIVTKKSKERICHTFENQNNSGVADAFINSIKNNLSSEVSGEEALRALRVILGCIEASEKNSTVTIKC; this is encoded by the coding sequence ATGATTGGAATTGGAATAGTCGGATGTGGAACGATTGCTAAACATCGGCATGTCCCTGAATTTTCAATGAATTCAGATTCAAGGATTATCGGATACTTTAATCCCAATAAGAACAAATCTGAAATTTTAGCTGCACAGTATGGTGGGAAAGTATATACGACATATGAAGATATGCTTAAGGATAAGGCTATAGATGCATTTTGTATCTGTTCTCCAAATAAATACCACGCATCTGATAGTATTGCGGCAATGAACGCAGGAAAGCATGTTTTAGTTGAAAAACCGATGGCTGTCTCAATGGAAGAAGGAGATGCAATGATTGAGACAGCAAGCAGGAACAACCGATTACTTATGGTAGCCCATGATATGAAATTTGAGTATGCTATAAAAAAAGCGAAAGAAATTATAAAGAGTGGAGAATTGGGAAAGATATTAAGTTTTAGAACTACATTAGCACACGGTGGTCCGGAACATTGGGCTACGGAGAAAGGTATAAATTCATGGTTTTTCAAAAAAGAGAATGCTAGCGATGGCGTACTGGGGGACTTAGGAGTTCATAAAGCTCATCTTATTGCGTGGTTAATTGATGATTTCATAGTGGAGATTAAAGCTTTTTCAGCAGTTTTGGATAAGCGAAACGAGAATGGAAATTTTGTGGATACTGAGGACAATAGTATATGCTTGTTACGTTCTAAATCAGGAATTATTGGAACCTTGACAGTAAGCTGGACTAATTATGGTGAAATGGATAAAAGTACAGTGTTGTATTGCACCAACGGAACAATTGAAATATACTGTCATCCGGATGCTCCTTTAATTGTAACTAAAAAAAGTAAAGAAAGGATATGTCATACGTTTGAGAATCAAAACAACTCTGGTGTGGCGGATGCATTTATTAATAGTATCAAAAATAATTTGTCATCGGAGGTTTCAGGAGAAGAAGCTCTAAGGGCATTGAGAGTTATTCTAGGGTGTATTGAAGCAAGCGAAAAAAATAGTACTGTAACAATTAAGTGTTAG
- a CDS encoding MFS transporter, which produces MMRNRYMKIRLSLLMFLQFFNSGIICPIMSLYLMNNLNFSGNQAGIILSVSGLTTIISSILGTLIAGKILTVNRLLNICYFLASINMIVLIYQTRFTFVLVTYLLYTLSMGCTNGCINAIIFSHEKNAKKNFSGIQMWGSIGWISAGWLFSMVWLRNVDSIVAMVRLSYALKISACISIVLFLYTFTLPHKKLDKKEKVSILPKEAIVVLCRPQNLFICVLLFIIFSSFQYYIFSIGPFLRQSMYNESLIIPLMSVAQISEALCLGVLGYFIMKRDYKFVMFVGLICNLWRFVALFLGSSVPLILSALISHGLASAFFFTTACIYLDSQCENNYARAGVQQIACILSYGMGASFGNLSAGRMNTLFESKISEFVNYKAVWLIPTLICGFIVILFVVFSQRHKKPIIQMNERK; this is translated from the coding sequence ATGATGAGAAATAGGTACATGAAAATCAGATTGTCACTTTTAATGTTTCTGCAATTTTTTAATTCTGGCATTATTTGTCCAATTATGAGTTTATACTTAATGAACAACTTGAATTTTTCGGGAAATCAAGCCGGAATCATACTCTCTGTATCTGGTCTCACCACTATTATATCATCAATTTTAGGGACATTAATTGCAGGTAAGATTTTAACTGTAAATCGCTTACTAAATATATGTTACTTTCTGGCATCTATAAATATGATTGTGTTGATATACCAGACACGTTTTACTTTTGTTCTAGTTACATATTTGCTTTATACGTTATCAATGGGGTGTACGAATGGCTGTATAAATGCTATTATATTTAGCCATGAGAAGAATGCAAAGAAAAATTTTAGCGGAATCCAAATGTGGGGATCGATTGGTTGGATATCTGCAGGGTGGCTATTTAGCATGGTATGGCTTCGAAATGTGGACAGTATAGTTGCAATGGTTAGGTTGTCATATGCGCTAAAGATTTCAGCATGTATTTCCATTGTATTGTTTCTTTACACTTTTACATTACCACATAAAAAGCTTGATAAAAAAGAAAAGGTATCAATATTGCCTAAGGAAGCAATTGTAGTCCTATGTAGACCTCAAAATTTATTCATTTGTGTCCTGCTGTTTATTATTTTTTCATCTTTTCAATATTACATTTTTAGTATAGGGCCATTTTTAAGACAGAGTATGTACAATGAATCCCTGATTATACCGTTAATGAGTGTGGCACAGATATCAGAGGCATTATGTTTAGGAGTCTTAGGCTATTTTATTATGAAAAGGGATTATAAATTTGTCATGTTTGTAGGACTCATATGTAACCTATGGAGATTTGTGGCATTATTTTTAGGTTCCTCCGTACCATTAATCTTATCAGCACTTATAAGTCATGGTCTGGCTTCAGCATTCTTTTTTACAACTGCATGTATTTACCTTGATAGTCAATGTGAGAATAATTATGCTCGCGCCGGAGTTCAGCAGATTGCATGTATACTATCTTATGGTATGGGGGCATCATTTGGTAATCTAAGTGCGGGTAGAATGAATACTTTATTTGAGTCAAAAATAAGTGAATTTGTTAATTATAAAGCTGTATGGCTGATACCAACTCTAATTTGTGGTTTTATAGTGATTCTCTTTGTAGTTTTTTCACAAAGACATAAAAAACCTATAATACAGATGAATGAAAGGAAGTAA
- a CDS encoding Gfo/Idh/MocA family protein has translation MKIGIVGCGFVASYYATTMPNHEELEIVGVTDVIAERARKFADYFHFQYINSLEDMLSNPEISIILNCTNPHNHYEVSKASLLAGKHVFTEKPMGMDFKQSYELVELAKQRNLYIISAPSIILGEYSQGLMKALNEKEIGKPLLAYAQLDDGAIHHMRYWTWISKTGVSWNYEDEFEVGSVLEHAGYCLTLLTAFFGPAKEVQAYTNCLVPNKVEKSSKPLGPDFTDTCIEFESGVVARLTVGSVAPNNHFLTIVGEDGVLSTDDLYWSVQQKVYIQKRIISDSNEREGSHEYLTSKEEYKFKRPDDFKYKTDYEVNVDWAKGVSELVAAISQNKKCRLDMDHALHVMEIIDVIENAKHFSGPQKIRTVFETIKPSDWLYDEK, from the coding sequence ATGAAGATAGGGATAGTCGGGTGTGGTTTTGTTGCAAGTTATTATGCAACAACAATGCCAAATCATGAGGAATTAGAAATTGTTGGTGTTACAGATGTTATTGCAGAACGAGCAAGGAAATTTGCGGATTATTTTCATTTTCAGTATATCAATTCATTGGAAGATATGTTAAGTAATCCAGAAATATCAATTATATTAAATTGTACGAATCCTCATAATCATTATGAGGTGTCCAAGGCTTCTTTACTTGCAGGTAAACATGTTTTTACAGAAAAGCCAATGGGAATGGATTTTAAACAGTCCTATGAATTAGTAGAATTAGCGAAACAAAGGAATTTGTATATCATATCGGCACCCAGTATAATTCTTGGGGAATATTCACAAGGGCTTATGAAAGCTTTAAATGAAAAAGAAATCGGTAAACCGCTTTTGGCATATGCACAGTTAGATGATGGAGCCATTCATCATATGAGGTATTGGACTTGGATTAGTAAAACGGGTGTTTCGTGGAACTATGAAGATGAATTTGAGGTGGGTAGTGTTTTAGAACATGCAGGGTATTGTCTTACTCTGTTGACCGCATTTTTTGGACCAGCCAAAGAGGTACAAGCATATACCAATTGTTTGGTTCCTAATAAAGTTGAAAAAAGTAGTAAACCATTGGGACCTGATTTTACAGACACTTGTATTGAATTCGAATCAGGTGTTGTTGCAAGATTGACGGTAGGCTCAGTAGCGCCAAACAACCATTTTTTGACGATTGTAGGAGAGGATGGTGTTTTGTCAACAGATGATTTATATTGGAGTGTTCAGCAAAAGGTTTATATACAAAAAAGAATAATTTCTGATTCGAACGAACGGGAGGGTTCCCATGAATATTTAACGAGTAAAGAGGAGTATAAATTTAAACGACCAGATGATTTTAAATATAAGACAGATTATGAAGTTAATGTTGACTGGGCAAAAGGAGTTTCAGAATTAGTGGCTGCTATCAGTCAGAATAAAAAATGCAGGTTGGATATGGATCATGCACTTCATGTAATGGAAATCATTGATGTTATAGAAAATGCAAAACATTTTAGTGGTCCCCAAAAAATTAGAACTGTGTTTGAAACAATAAAACCTTCGGATTGGTTATATGATGAGAAATAG
- a CDS encoding Cof-type HAD-IIB family hydrolase — translation MNIKLIFSDIDGTLIKPKGELSENTKEAIYKLNALKIPFILVSARSPEEMFGYYELLKLNTPIIGYNGGIISEYKDNKLNILESTPISSEEPIIIYDIMKQNFPQLSISIYSETKWYADGIDYGVEIESKLTGIEPVITNIKNLILSGVHIHKIMIIGDCHDIISAEKFLKGQGSFTSSIHRSGEIYLEVTNRHATKVHAMKKIASEYYNISSEYIMAIGDGYNDLDMLKNVKFGIAMGNAPDEIKNSLDYVTKTNLEDGVAHIIDKLVLQK, via the coding sequence ATGAATATAAAATTAATATTTTCTGATATTGATGGAACGTTAATTAAACCCAAAGGAGAATTAAGTGAAAATACAAAAGAAGCAATATACAAATTAAATGCACTAAAAATTCCATTCATATTAGTTTCTGCACGATCACCAGAAGAAATGTTTGGCTATTACGAGTTGTTAAAGTTAAATACACCCATCATTGGTTATAATGGGGGAATTATTTCTGAATATAAGGATAATAAACTAAATATTTTGGAAAGTACTCCAATTAGCAGCGAAGAACCAATAATTATATATGATATTATGAAGCAAAATTTTCCTCAATTAAGCATAAGTATTTATTCAGAAACTAAGTGGTATGCAGATGGGATAGATTATGGAGTTGAAATTGAAAGTAAATTGACTGGGATAGAGCCGGTTATAACAAACATAAAAAACTTAATTTTAAGCGGAGTTCACATTCACAAAATTATGATAATAGGTGATTGTCATGACATCATAAGTGCTGAGAAATTTTTAAAAGGTCAAGGCAGCTTCACTTCTTCGATTCACAGATCAGGTGAAATCTATTTGGAGGTTACGAATAGACATGCAACTAAGGTTCATGCGATGAAGAAAATAGCGTCAGAATATTATAATATTAGTAGCGAGTACATAATGGCAATAGGGGATGGTTATAATGATTTGGATATGTTAAAAAATGTAAAATTCGGCATTGCCATGGGTAATGCACCAGATGAAATTAAGAATTCTCTGGATTATGTTACAAAAACTAATTTAGAAGATGGTGTTGCTCATATAATAGATAAACTTGTGTTACAAAAATAA
- a CDS encoding DUF2828 family protein: MKFLDKIKMTLTNDMNQAVTENGAMGYRTTGKHLLDMHFATASLRGVDAQEIINMFVKAYYEDKKMALKWLFYARDVRGGLGERRVFRIVLQYLAKNNREIHMQEVIELIPTYGRFDDLFILLDTPYCDAVIEFLNHQLESDLEACRQNKSISLAAKWLPSINASSEKTRERGKMFASKLGMSEREYRKVLSTLRSYLNLVECKMSGKQFGEIAYEAVPSKANLIYRNAFMRHDVKRRKEYLLSLQKGNTKIHSGTLFPHEIVHAYMAGYSLGTYDETLEELWRTLDNKTEYSSIDYNAADCITKKHNTINCMENTIIVADGSGSMMTSIGGGTCTALSVANALAIYFSERSSGRFKNQYITFSSNPQLVDLSNGESLHEKLQIALAYNEVANTDIYKVFRLILKTALIHRMKQWELPKNIVIISDMEFDGCAENASETLFHQIGAEYKSYGYKIPRLVFWNVNSRTRTIPVKENALGVALVSGFSINIFNMIVSNELDPYKSLLAVLNTPRYEAVDSFINKIL; the protein is encoded by the coding sequence ATGAAGTTTTTAGATAAAATAAAAATGACCCTTACAAACGATATGAATCAGGCCGTTACGGAAAATGGTGCTATGGGTTATAGAACTACTGGCAAACACTTATTGGATATGCATTTTGCAACAGCTTCCTTAAGAGGCGTGGATGCGCAGGAGATTATTAATATGTTTGTAAAGGCATATTATGAAGATAAAAAAATGGCTCTTAAATGGCTGTTTTATGCAAGAGATGTTCGAGGCGGTCTTGGTGAAAGAAGAGTATTCCGCATTGTATTACAATACCTTGCAAAAAACAATAGAGAAATCCATATGCAGGAAGTTATAGAGCTAATTCCTACATATGGACGGTTTGATGATCTATTTATCCTGTTGGATACACCTTATTGCGATGCTGTCATTGAGTTCCTGAATCATCAGCTTGAGTCAGATTTAGAAGCCTGTAGGCAGAATAAAAGTATATCTTTAGCAGCCAAATGGCTTCCAAGTATAAATGCCTCTAGTGAAAAGACCAGAGAAAGAGGTAAAATGTTTGCCTCCAAATTGGGTATGAGTGAAAGAGAATACCGAAAGGTTCTTTCTACACTAAGAAGTTATCTAAATTTGGTAGAATGTAAAATGTCAGGGAAACAATTTGGAGAGATTGCATATGAAGCGGTACCCTCGAAAGCTAATCTGATTTATAGAAATGCTTTTATGCGTCACGATGTTAAAAGGCGTAAGGAGTATCTTTTGAGTCTGCAAAAAGGCAATACTAAAATCCATTCCGGGACGCTCTTTCCTCATGAGATTGTTCATGCTTATATGGCAGGGTACAGTCTGGGTACATATGATGAGACATTGGAAGAACTTTGGAGGACACTTGATAATAAAACAGAATATAGTTCAATTGATTACAATGCAGCAGATTGTATTACAAAAAAGCATAATACAATAAATTGTATGGAAAATACCATTATAGTTGCCGATGGTTCCGGTAGTATGATGACTTCAATTGGTGGTGGCACTTGTACGGCTTTGTCTGTTGCAAACGCTTTGGCAATCTATTTTTCAGAGAGAAGCAGCGGTAGATTTAAGAATCAGTATATCACATTTAGCAGTAATCCTCAGTTGGTAGACTTAAGTAATGGAGAGAGTCTGCATGAAAAGCTTCAGATTGCCCTTGCTTATAATGAAGTGGCAAATACTGATATCTATAAGGTGTTTCGACTTATTCTTAAAACGGCCTTAATTCATAGAATGAAGCAATGGGAGTTGCCGAAGAATATTGTTATTATCAGTGATATGGAATTTGATGGCTGTGCGGAAAATGCCAGCGAAACACTATTTCATCAGATTGGTGCTGAATATAAATCCTATGGCTATAAAATTCCGCGTCTAGTATTCTGGAATGTAAACAGCCGAACCAGGACAATACCTGTAAAAGAGAATGCCTTGGGAGTGGCTTTGGTAAGTGGTTTTTCTATTAATATATTTAATATGATTGTTTCCAATGAGCTGGACCCATACAAAAGTCTCTTGGCTGTTTTAAATACACCCAGATATGAAGCGGTAGATTCTTTTATTAATAAGATATTATGA